In Paenibacillus sonchi, the genomic stretch CGGAAACGGTTGCGGCAACGGCATTTGCCCGTGAGAAGGGTGCATTGACGATTTGCCTGACCAATCTGGTGGATTCACCGCTCTGGGAGGCTGCAGAATTCAAACTGCATTACAATTATGCCCCTTATGGCGAGGCTCTCCGCGGGGAAGAAACCAGCATGGCTATCCTGTACCGGCTGGTATTCGGCATTCTTCAGACTTTGTATCCGAATGAGAAATATGCCAACGCGATCAGTTCCATTGAGAACGGCCTGCATGGTGTGTATGAACGGAATAAGGCCTTAACCTTGGACGCCGCCAAAGCATTCGGACGCAATTACAAGCGGGAAAAGCTGATTTACACCATGGCCAGCGGAATTAACTATTCTGTAGCCTACTCGTTCGCCATCTGCCTGCTGCAGGAGATGCAATGGATTCATTCCAGTGCCATCCATTCCGGAGAATACTTCCATGGACCTTTTGAAATTACAGACTTTGATGTACCGTTCATCGTGATTAAAGGACTGGGAGAAACCCGGCCGCTGGATGACCGTGCTTACGATTTCTGCGTGAAATATTCCGACAAAACGATTCTGATTGATGCGGAGACTTTCGACCTGGAGGGAATCTCCCCGGATGTGCGTTCGTACTTTACGAACCTTGTAGCTGGTGTAGTACTCAGACAGTACGCACAGCATTTATCTGAAGAAACCGGACATGCGCTTTCGGTGCGCCGTTATATGTGGAAGATGGAATATTAAGATATTCCGGCAAGTTCAATCTATATAGGTAATATTTCTTAAGATCCAAAAAGTGAAACGGGAGCGGTAATGTTCCCGTTTCCTTTTGGTTTGATTCCCGTTTCGTTGTCCGGAATTTAGCAGATGGGTGAGGGATTGAAATGAGCATTTATCATTCAATAGATGATTTCTTGCATCGATTGGAGAGTACGCTTATATCCAATAAAGAGCCGGTCGATGCCAACCGGATTCTTGCCGAGCTGCGGGC encodes the following:
- a CDS encoding SIS domain-containing protein — translated: MNQEHVQQLEAAIQAVAQRKVSNFYFVACGGSLANVTPAQYILDREIEIPSAAYSSNEFIHRSPKALGPSSVVITCSHSGNTPETVAATAFAREKGALTICLTNLVDSPLWEAAEFKLHYNYAPYGEALRGEETSMAILYRLVFGILQTLYPNEKYANAISSIENGLHGVYERNKALTLDAAKAFGRNYKREKLIYTMASGINYSVAYSFAICLLQEMQWIHSSAIHSGEYFHGPFEITDFDVPFIVIKGLGETRPLDDRAYDFCVKYSDKTILIDAETFDLEGISPDVRSYFTNLVAGVVLRQYAQHLSEETGHALSVRRYMWKMEY